The Gossypium hirsutum isolate 1008001.06 chromosome D07, Gossypium_hirsutum_v2.1, whole genome shotgun sequence genome includes the window aatagcaaaaagaaaagtaaaaaaaaagagttcttTTACCCCTTTTCGTCGTCACCGAAAGAGTACGAGGAGCCGAGAAGTCGCGCAGAAGGAGAGGGGAATTTTTCGGCGGCGCCGGTGACTGGCACGGTGGCCGATGGCCGGATCTTGAGCCGGTGCCCGGAGAGGGGGAAAGGAATTgagagtatttttaaaattttttttttgaaaagaaatgagaaaatgaaattttttggaaaaaatttggtttaaatagggaagcaaaacgacgccgttttgcccAGCCCTTTAAAACacccaaaacaacgtcgttttcaGTTACCCAATCcggccgacccgacccgctagcaggatccgcgtgtttttgcttCGGTGAGATAATTTCGTGTGCAGTCCTTCCGATTTTGCAACGCTCTGCAATTTGgccctttttccttcttttcctttattttaatttagtcgcataattttatttttgtttcattttagtcccgcTCAGTGTGATGTGTTTTGGAGGGCGGGTTATCTACTGTTTTGGTCCCCCTCCCTTCGAGCGCATCACAAATTAATCCTttgccttattttatttttgatttctcCCCTGGGATtctgttttattttcaatttagtccccgttattattattattttattattattatcaaactaattagttttatcattattaaatttattattattatttgctcatttatacatttttaaattttagatttaattatatatatatacatacatatctttgatttatatatatatatatgcatacttCTATACTTTAtgtactttataatttatatatatacgttatacatatatttttataatatatatatacatacatacctatacatgtacatatttttataacttgtttatatatatgtatacatacatacatacttatatattctatatattctatatattctatatattttataatttatatacatatctatatatatatttatatacattttttacgaatatatatacatacttatatgtttttttattataaattttatatacgtatacgtttatatatatacttacataaacttttatatttaataactttaaaacatatatatatttttcatatttttataatttgatgtatatacatacacatattatTTCccttatatgtacatacatattttcatattttataatttttatctattttctttattcttattatttctttactttatgttcatttatttatatgcccattttttttatgttttcgtttcttatttatttatttgttattgtatatacatgaatgaattgttctttttttttattcgtttttactcaaattatttttattcacattatcatatttattattccaTTATGCATGTTAACACCTTacttcaaaaaggaaaatttttctaaataagtcaatattttgcgtttgaaaattcgagaaaacgtgttctaatgtgctgggtttcgattttttgttcgaccaaatagctaaatatctttttaaaatttcaaagtaaggcgatattttgcgtttggaaattcgagaaaacgtgccctaatgtgctggatttcgatttttctcgttcgaccaaataaccaaatatccttttttaattttgaagtaaggtaatattttgcgtttggaaattcaaataaacgtgccctaatgtgccgGGTTTCGATTTCCCGTTTGACCAAATAgtcaaatatcctcttaaatctCAATCCATgtcatttgagttttttttttaggatcataatttaaatctctttaaagttttcaatattcgacattaagacattaattaatcaactaggtactaatttttgggcgttacgagggtgctaatccttcctcgtacgtaaccgactcccgaacccgttttttcaaatttcgtggaccaaaatcgtttttttaataaaatcaaatcgtttattaaaaacaatcactttttaaggtgatccgatcacaccttatcaaaaaggattggtggcgactctcacattcattttcattttttaaaacccaagtcgacTCCGTTTTCGTCaaaaaaaatagtgtcaacatTTATTATTCGaactctattttattaaaaaacatattGAATATGTGCGTccaacatattttattattattattaaaatatatgtgCATATAAAAGTATTTCATTTATAAACAGAAATTATATCAGTTGGTATCATATTATGACTATAGATGTGAGTAAAATTTGATTACATTcgaaaaatttaatcaatttaatcaaatcaacttgaatttttttaaatcgagttgaatttttaaatttaaatgattcaaataaatcaaatatcaaaatttttttaggtCTCTTCCTCCCCCTAAACCCTCTTACTTTCTCAAAAAAATTTACTTCCCCTAAACCTCaaaacaaattttcttttcattttcttctcaAAACTTCCACTTCTCttaaaccctcaaaacctttttctttttacttttccttAAAAATTTTACTTCCTCCCAAACCCCCAAAACTTCCTTATGTTTTCCCTCGAAACTTTTTACTTTTTCCAAacccaaattttatttttgaatttatgtgtattatttatattataaaattgaatttcacattttatactatttatattatttaattatttaattatgttgaaactttatcaatttctgttaaatttgaattattgatgatgccataaaaatattcgagttaaatttttttgttagtattaatttcacattttattttttaaaaaattacattttttacatttaatatatatttttatttcaaaatacaAAATGGCAAGAATAAAAAGAATACTTAAACAACTAAGCAAGAAAAGAAGTTAACCAGtatgtaaaatattaataaataaattatgaggggatgaaagttaataacaaatttgattatggtgTATAAATTTGATAACGGTGGATGACAGTAGCTACCAGGACCTAAAatcatttgtttttaatttaactcaatcaAATATATTTGGTTTGATTCAGTTcaaatttcatctcactcgacttgattcgagagaatttcaaatcgagttaggataataaaacaggatttatcaactcaattaattagaatttttttcattcgattcaatTAAATGCTCACCCTATATTAATTTCAGTTGGATATTTTGGTCCAAACGGCAACTATCTACTTGATTAAGGCCTAGTCGAGTGAGGGCTTTTGTTAGCTTATTGCTCGGATGAGTTGCGTAACAAAATCGAacagaaatataaaaatgttgGGGTAAAGACCAcgttaaatatatattcaaacaTGGATCTTTCAAATAGACGATTAAAccaaaaagagaaataaaaaaagggCATGTTTGTATTGTACCTACACCTAGTCCGAATGAAAATTTCGAACTGTAGTTATTCTACCAGGAGACCAAGGATAGCAGATCAAAAGAAAACATGAAGCAGCGGCTTCTGAATAGCCTTATAACGAACATATATAATGGGCCGGTTTCAGCAAATTAGTTATCTCCAGGGACCCACGAAAATGTTTAAGATGATATttattgtaaaaaagaaaaaaagaaaataagtggAGGTCCATCAAATTGCCAATGGCGTGTGATTCTTTCGATAAGAGAAATTAAAGCTCTCTTTGGTATAAGTGCTTTATGGGGGTATCCAAAGAAGTTCAAAATAATATTAGAACTTAAATGTGGCACACTGGCAGCTTAGATTTtctgaatttgtaaaagttacacCAAATCCATGTGTGGATCAAAAAATACTTGATCCATATTAGAGGAAGCATGCAAAAGATGATCTTTTTAAGTtttagggatttaaattgcggtcgcggtctCGTTTTCGGTCGCATTGCGTTTATCGCGGTTGCGGACATAACTGATGCTATTGCGGTCATTGCGGGTATCGCAAtcgtgaattttaaaaaaatttcacacaacttattataaaatataatagcgGTTTCGGCAGTAGCGGTTTCGGACGGTGCCGCTAtcgctatataacggccgctatttcGGTAACGGACTGCTATTTAAATCCCTGCTTCAATCTCAAAGCTTGAACATTTGATGGATCCCATGGAGATGTCAATCTCAATCAGGTTGTCTTCTTCATTCATGTCATTGAGTTCTGCTAATAGCACCATTAGACTCCGTTGCTGGAAAATGCATTCAGGCTTTGAATCTGTCAGTTTCTGATGCCTAATACACTTAGCAGGCTCTTCTTCTTTGCGACTAACATAATGTCCTTCAGGAAGGGAGATTTCAATCAGGCTATCCTCATCGGATATCGACCCGTCATCGGAGATATCGGCGGTTCGATCCGTGCTGTCTCGAAACGGCCACTCCTCTCCCGAATCTTCTGTTGTGGACTCTTTTTCAAATAAGACATCTGGTGATCTGAGTAAGTAGCCATGAATCTGATATGAACCACTTCCGCCTTCTAAGGCTTCATGGTGTTGTTTTGATGCCAAAATATGCTCCATTTGAGGTGAGGTTCCATGAACCAATTTCTGAATCTCTTCTTTGGCTGATTTCTCCACTAATTTAGGCTTCCTCTTACAAAATACGAACAGAAAGGTTGACAAAATCAAGGCTGTTGATGTGAAGACGATGGATAAGGACCCCAAGAGAATAAATGTTGCAAATGCGAGCAGTGGAGCAACAACAATCCATGACACTACTGGGTTCTTTAGGAGATCAAACAAAGGAGTAGCCATGGACTAGAAAAAAGGGATCTGATATGTAATTATAAGCTGACAAGAACAACTATACaaggaaaaagaaatgcaagTGAGATCAAATAGACGATTGAAGCTGAGTAAAAAGATTATACAACTATCTACTGGGAAATGAAGATACGAAAAAGGCTGAAAAGACAATGACAATGAGCATATATTGATGTATTGATAAATTTGAACTAGATTTTCAGTGTTAGACTGCAAGTGAGAATGAAGGGAATTATTCTACAGGGCTTGTCAGTATCTTAAACTTTCATTTTTCTGCTAATTTCTGGCAAAAGGACTAATCCAAAAGAAGAAAAGACTTTCATGGATCTAAAAGAAACATAACCAGGAAAGAGAAAGGGGTTTTGTAGGACATACATACATATGATCACATCAATTCAAACAAATAGTAGTAGTACCAAAAAGGCAAGAAGGAAACCAACTTGCCAGTTTCgcctgttcttttctttttcttttttgcttgcTACTGGGGGAAGTAAATTAGTAATACCTGAAGTGGTTTGCAAAGAGGAAGCAAGTTGAATATAAAGAAAAAGATTATGGTTTTTTTGCTTGCTACTGTTTTCCCTCTATTGATTTACAACCTCAAAAGCTTGAAAATGATAGAAATCATGTGCACCTATCTGAGCTTACACATGGCACTTtccctccaaaaaaaaaaaagcccgtAACATATATGggattattatatattatttctcaGCCCAATCCCATTTTTTACTTCAACCAACCCCGAGAAAAACCCTATTACCAGAACCAGAAAAAGCATACTATTCAAAGCTTTATTTGTTGCAATGACATCATGTCAAGACTATAAGGAAATGCTCTCAAGCTACTATAAGCAAGTACAAGTAATTAATAAAGAATATATTGATGCAAGACtgttataatgataaaaaaaaagtctAGAGAGGGGAGAAGAAAAGTTGAGATAGCATGGGCTTTTTCtccattattaaataaaaataatatctaaaGCAACCAAAAAGGAAGAATATTCACTGTATAATGATGACTTCCAATAGTTCAAAGTGCTTGAAATATCTGAACTAATTAAACATGTATGAGTTTGAGTCGAAATAAAAAAGGAATCCCAAACTTCCGTACCAAAAGTTTTTGTTTACTAATACAATATATAGTCACTGCATAGACAATTTGAAGTGCTTCATTGGGTAGCTGAATGCTTTATGAGAAAAATACAAGAATCCCTTTCTTTTTTCCTGGTTTCTTCAATTAATAGAGCAAAGCCAAAGCCCAGAAGAGAAGAGAAGACCAAAGGAAAAGGAGCTTTCCaactttttaagtttataataaaaaaatgtatttaacTATTGTTTCATTGTCCTTGATTTATAATTCAGCGTAGTGCTGTTATCAAgtattttgaaatgaattaaataaagaTTAGCATTAGAGGTAGGTCATTCAAGTTTCTTATCTAGAGTTTTAGTGAATTaaagaaacatatatatatggttaCGCCACTGACATATATACCCTAGAAATGACTTGGAGCTCTAAGAAAGACTTCTTTTTTGGAGATTGATATAGTATTTTAGTGGATTCACgcctttaattgaatttgtttTTAAAGCATATGGCTATGGAAATAGGATTAACCTACCAACACTCTTAGCTTAGCAGGCCCACTCTCTCGTTTAAAGCACTGCAACGCCTTGCCGGAGGTCGGCTACTCCATCCAAAATGCtgtacatatatacatgtattttctcattgaATAGGGATTTTATAGATAATAAAAGATAATGCTGTATATATTTGTGTGCGTATATGCTTATGTGTATTCACGCTGGAAAAATCAATTTATGGTGGTCTgaaattaattatcatttttatatttttaataaatatatcg containing:
- the LOC107956755 gene encoding uncharacterized protein yields the protein MATPLFDLLKNPVVSWIVVAPLLAFATFILLGSLSIVFTSTALILSTFLFVFCKRKPKLVEKSAKEEIQKLVHGTSPQMEHILASKQHHEALEGGSGSYQIHGYLLRSPDVLFEKESTTEDSGEEWPFRDSTDRTADISDDGSISDEDSLIEISLPEGHYVSRKEEEPAKCIRHQKLTDSKPECIFQQRSLMVLLAELNDMNEEDNLIEIDISMGSIKCSSFEIEAGI